From Solea senegalensis isolate Sse05_10M linkage group LG7, IFAPA_SoseM_1, whole genome shotgun sequence, a single genomic window includes:
- the traf6 gene encoding TNF receptor-associated factor 6: MACFENNKRSVEEDSFEGAVEELSSCALAMREKERESILSPPESPGTFIMSTSSSLQAAAPLQGYDVEFDPPLESKYECPICLMALRNAVQTPCGHRFCKSCIEQSIRDAGQRCPVDNEMLSEDQLFPDNFAKREILSLTVCCPNSGCLEKMELRHLENHLAQCQFATAPCPQCQQSVRKSHLEEHTTLECLKRPVSCPDCVARFVYEDRELHEQQCPFANVKCQYCEMDLIRDQMESHCDTDCPKAPIACNFSTFGCKEMMQRHDLAQHMQEFTQMHMWYMAEFLRGLSLNGTTPKSLRAHGPSVISEDQGAAASVLPSSGPRVAAGCSNSSSSSCAPSQPSEEIQQLREMDGRLVKQDHQIRELIILKETQAGQLAEVRRRVLMLEETVKELEAQQCRGIFIWRLKGFSALLKKQEAGLPVVEHSPGFYTGSPGYKLCLRLHLQAPNALRCSNFISLFVHTMQGSFDGQLTWPFQGVIRLAILDQGPEGQHHMEVMETKPDLQAFQKPTNQRNPKGFGYVTFLHLHQLNQRAFVKDDTLLIRCDATPRFDNMLQREGPSVQPRGPEASVSRD; this comes from the exons ATGGCTTGCTTTGAAAACAATAAGAGGAGTGTGGAGGAAGACAGTTTTGAAGGAGCTGTTGAAGAGCTGTCTAGTTGTGCTTTGGCAATGCgggaaaaggagagagaatCCATTCTCAGCCCACCAGAGAGCCCCGGCACCTTTATCATGAGCACATCCAGTAGTCTTCAGGCTGCTGCCCCCCTCCAGGGCTATGATGTGGAGTTTGACCCACCCCTGGAGAGTAAATATGAGTGCCCTATCTGTCTCATGGCTTTGAGGAATGCCGTTCAAACACCCTGCGGTCATCGTTTTTGCAAGAGCTGCATTGAGCAATCTATTCG AGATGCAGGACAAAGATGTCCTGTGGACAACGAGATGCTTTCAGAAGATCAGCTGTTTCCTGATAACTTTGCCAAACGGGAAATTCTGTCGTTAACTGTTTGCTGCCCAAACTCTGGTTGCCTTGAAAAAATGGAGCTACGACATTTAGAG AATCATCTGGCTCAGTGTCAGTTTGCCACTGCACCTTGCCCACAGTGCCAGCAGTCTGTGAGGAAGAGCCACCTAGAGGAGCACACGACTCTTGAGTGCCTTAAGAGGCCTGTGTCATGTCCAGATTGTGTAGCACGTTTTGTTTATGAGGATAGAGAG CTTCATGAGCAGCAGTGTCCTTTTGCTAATGTGAAGTGCCAGTACTGTGAGATGGATCTCATCAGAGACCAG ATGGAATCTCATTGTGATACAGATTGCCCAAAAGCACCCATAGCCTGTAACTTTAGCACCTTTGGATGTAAGGAAATG ATGCAGCGCCATGACCTGGCTCAGCACATGCAGGAGTTCACACAGATGCATATGTGGTACATGGCAGAGTTCCTGCGTGGCCTTAGTCTAAATGGCACCACACCCAAATCCCTAAGGGCTCATGGACCCTCTGTTATCTCTGAGGATCAAGGGGCTGCAGCATCAGTATTACCCTCTAGTGGGCCCAGAGTAGCTGCAGGCTGCagcaatagcagcagcagcagctgtgctcCATCTCAGCCTAGTGAAGAGATTCAGCAACTCAGAGAGATGGATGGACGATTGGTTAAGCAGGACCACCAGATTCGAGAGCTCATAATCTTAAAGGAAACGCAG GCAGGCCAGCTTGCAGAAGTCAGGCGTAGGGTGTTGATGCTGGAGGAAACCGTGAAGGAGCTGGAGGCCCAGCAGTGTCGGGGTATCTTCATCTGGCGCCTCAAAGGTTTCTCTGCCCTCCTGAAGAAACAAGAAGCAGGACTGCCGGTGGTGGAGCACAGCCCCGGCTTCTACACAGGCTCTCCAGGTTACAAGCTTTGCTTGCGTTTACACCTGCAGGCCcccaatgccctgcgttgttcCAACTTCATCTCCCTCTTCGTCCACACCATGCAAGGGTCTTTTGATGGGCAACTGACGTGGCCTTTTCAAGGCGTCATCAGGCTTGCCATTCTAGACCAGGGTCCAGAGGGTCAGCATCACATGGAGGTGATGGAAACAAAACCAGATCTGCAAGCCTTTCAGAAGCCCACCAACCAGCGCAACCCCAAAGGATTTGGCTATGTTACCTTTTTGCACCTGCATCAGCTGAATCAGAGGGCCTTTGTCAAAGATGACACCCTTCTTATCCGCTGTGATGCGACACCACGTTTTGACAATATGCTTCAACGTGAGGGACCATCTGTGCAGCCAAGAGGACCAGAGGCATCAGTTTCAAGAGACTGA
- the trpm5 gene encoding transient receptor potential cation channel subfamily M member 5, translating to MIHNREALLTAKVDEPAAYKPHDLPHGSVYSLDSHHSHFVLVEEDPSRPGATSEMRVKLLKHISLQRTGYGGAGSFEIPVLCLLVHGEPKILKRMYKGIGNSTPWLILAGSGGVADILVTLMNRGCWDTDSVHELLLDTFPNAHHSTDISNWVKLIQKILDHGHLLTVHDPEQESSELDTVILKALVKACKSQSQEAQDFLDELKLAVAWNRVDIAKSDIFNGDVEWKACDLEEVMMDALINDKPDFVRLFVDNGVNLGEFLTYGRLQELYWSVSEKSLLHNLLLKKYEEKQILLGAARTPGPPGHHPPEQGKPRFTLYEVAKVLKDFLHDSCKGFYQKIPTEKPAKGRLFHQQKNLAELEERCEHPWRDLFLWAVLQNRQQMANYFWAMGPEAVAAALAGCKILKEMARLESEAESARSMKEAKYEQFALDVFGECYSNSEDRAYALLVRRTHCWSKSTVLNLATEADAKSFFAHDGVQALLTKIWWGAMTTDTAISKLVVSFFCPALIWTNLIKFSDEELDNRNGREQFVEQDSLDTEKALLLTDDDDDPLDPAPGDPAAQSCASVWWRFLLRRWRRFWSAPVTVFLGNVIMYFAFLFLFTYVLLLDFRPPPPAGPGAPELILYFWVFTLVLEELRQSFFTDEEMNILKKFKLYVEDNWNKCDMVAILLFVAGVSCRMVDHTYEAGRTVLAIDFMVFTLRLIHIFAIHKQLGPKIIIVERMMKDVFFFLFFLSVWLIAYGVATQALLHPNDPRIDWVFRRALYRPYLHIFGQIPLEEIDAARMPEMNCTNDSEEIISGLRPPCPNVYANWLVILLLVIFLLVTNVLLLNLLIAMFSYTFQVVQGNTDIFWKFQRYNLIVEYHSRPALAPPFIIISHLSQILFSLVKQPESKQEHLERELPVGLDQRLITWETVQKENYLAKLERQHWESSEERLKSTSSKVQSLLRIVGGVKDQEKRLASMEAQIRYCGEVLSWMAECFAQSTLKCGKEAPNVPISLTGSKASISNDACQSQPEKDVKQERGEDGTGHPGYGANKKFPYIDE from the exons GTGCAGGCAGTTTTGAGATCCCTGTTCTGTGTCTCTTGGTCCATGGGGAGCCCAAGATCCTGaag AGGATGTATAAAGGCATTGGAAATTCAACACCATGGCTGATCCTGGCAGGCTCGGGGGGTGTGGCTGACATCCTTGTCACACTGATGAATAGGGGCTGCTGGGATACAGACAGTGTTCATGAGCTGCTGTTGGACACCTTTCCAAATGCCCACCACAGCACAGACATCAGTAATTGGGTCAAGCTG ATCCAGAAGATACTGGATCATGGGCATCTCCTCACTGTCCATGACCCTGAACAGGAGAGCTCTGAGCTGGATACGGTCATTCTCAAAGCTCTTGTCAAGG cTTGTAAGAGCCAAAGCCAGGAAGCTCAAGACTTCTTGGATGAACTGAAGCTGGCTGTGGCCTGGAACAGGGTGGACATTGCCAAGAGTGACATCTTTAATGGAGATGTGGAGTggaag GCATGTGACCTTGAAGAAGTGATGATGGATGCGCTGATCAATGACAAACCAGACTTTGTTCGCCTGTTTGTGGACAATGGTGTGAACTTGGGTGAGTTCCTTACCTATGGCCGTCTGCAGGAGCTTTACTGGTCTGTGTCTGAGAAGAGCCTGCTTCACAACCTGCTCCTCAAAAAGTATGAGGAGAAGCAGATTCTGCTTGGAGCTGCCAGGACACCTGGTCCACCTGGCCATCACCCACCTGAGCAAGGGAAACCTCGCTTCACCCTCTATGAGGTTGCCAAAGTGCTGAAAGACTTTCTCCATGACTCCTGCAAAGGCTTTTACCAAAAGATTCCTacg GAGAAGCCAGCAAAGGGCCGGCTGTTCCACCAGCAGAAGAACCTGGCTGAGTTAGAGGAACGCTGTGAACATCCATGGAGGGATCTTTTCCTCTGGGCCGTCCTTCAGAACCGACAGCAGATGGCTAACTACTTCTGGGCTATG GGCCCTGAGGCGGTAGCTGCAGCGCTGGCGGGTTGTAAGATTTTAAAAGAGATGGCTCGACTGGAATCTGAGGCTGAGTCTGCACGAAGTATGAAGGAGGCCAAGTATGAGCAGTTTGCCCTTG ATGTCTTTGGTGAGTGTTACTCCAACAGTGAAGACCGGGCTTATGCTTTGTTGGTGAGGAGAACACACTGCTGGAGCAAATCTACGGTCCTTAACTTGGCAACTGAGGCAGACGCCAAATCCTTCTTTGCCCATGATGGAGTTCAG GCTCTCCTGACAAAAATCTGGTGGGGCGCGATGACGACTGACACGGCCATCTCCAAACTTGTGGTGTCTTTCTTCTGTCCCGCACTCATCTGGACCAACCTCATAAAGTTCAG cgACGAGGAACTTGATAATCGTAATGGCCGGGAGCAGTTTGTGGAGCAGGACAGTCTGGATACAGAAAAGGCTTTGCTGttaactgatgatgatgatgaccctCT GGACCCTGCACCTGGAGACCCTGCAGCTCAGAGCTGTGCCTCCGTGTGGTGGCGTTTCTTACTCCGCCGTTGGCGGCGCTTCTGGAGCGCGCCTGTCACTGTGTTCCTTGGTAATGTCATCATGTACTTTgccttcctcttccttttcacCTACGTGTTGCTGCTCGACTTTCGCCCACCACCACCTGCTGGCCCTGGAGCCCCAGAGTTGATACTCTACTTCTGGGTTTTCACCTTGGTGCTGGAGGAACTTCGACAG AGCTTTTTCACTGATGAAGAGATGAACATCTTGAAGAAGTTCAAACTCTACGTCGAGGACAACTGGAACAAGTGTGACATGGTTGCCATCTTACTCTTTGTTGCTGGGGTTTCATGCAG GATGGTCGATCACACCTATGAGGCTGGAAGGACAGTCCTGGCCATAGACTTCATGGTTTTCACCCTACGTTTGATCCACATCTTTGCCATTCATAAGCAGCTGGGACCTAAAATCATTATCGTGGAAAGAATG ATGAAGGacgttttcttcttcctctttttcctgaGTGTATGGCTGATTGCGTACGGCGTTGCCACTCAGGCGCTTCTCCACCCCAATGATCCCAGGATTGACTGGGTTTTCCGCAGAGCATTGTACCGTCCCTACCTGCACATTTTTGGCCAGATCCCTCTGGAGGAAATagatg CTGCTCGCATGCCTGAAATGAACTGCACCAACGACTCAGAGGAGATTATCTCTGGTCTACGTCCTCCATGTCCCAACGTCTACGCTAACTGGCTGGTCATTCTACTGCTGGTTATCTTCCTCCTTGTCACCAATGTCCTGCTGCTCAACCTGCTCATTGCCATGTTCAG CTACACCTTCCAAGTAGTGCAGGGTAACACAGACATCTTCTGGAAGTTCCAGAGGTACAACCTCATTGTGGAATACCACAGCCGTCCAGCACTGGCTCCacccttcatcatcatcagccacCTCTCTCAGATCCTCTTCAGCCTGGTCAAACAGCCGGAGTCCAAGCAGGAGCACTTGg AGAGGGAGTTGCCAGTAGGATTGGACCAGAGGTTGATAACATGGGAGACGGTGCAGAAGGAGAACTACCTGGCCAAACTGGAGCGCCAGCATTGGGAAAGCAGTGAGGAGAGACTCAAGAGTACCTCCTCAAA GGTTCAGAGTCTGCTAAGGATTGTAGGTGGGGTTAAGGACCAAGAGAAAAGACTGGCATCCATGGAGGCTCag ATTAGATATTGTGGAGAGGTATTGTCCTGGATGGCAGAATGCTTTGCTCAGAGCACGCTCAAATGTGGGAAAGAGGCTCCAAATGTTCcaa TTTCTCTAACAGGCTCCAAGGCAAGCATCTCCAATGATGCATGTCAAAGTCAACCAGAGAAAGATGTTAAACAGGAAAGGGGAGAAGATGGAACAGGTCACCCAGGATATGGAGCAAACAAAAAGTTCCCTTATATTGATGAGTAA